The following are encoded in a window of Brevibacillus sp. DP1.3A genomic DNA:
- the pepV gene encoding dipeptidase PepV encodes MSDYWRQLALLQKEQYLDDLKSFLSINSIEDMTTAKEGKPFGEGVAAALEAMLARGELDGFQTKNLDGYAGTIEFGDGEEEIGVLVHIDVVTVGEGWTTPPFEPSIRDGRIYARGAIDDKGPAMAAYYALKLVKDSGLPLTKRVRMIIGTDEESGWLCMKHFARHDRIPPIGFSPDSSFPMTHAEKGQINPTLTIPVMEAIERNGAWQLASFVSGDQGNSVPEKAVALVRLDSQARQEVVLSRLAEEWEIFLNENHTTGRMELVGLGQLQFTLAGKPAHGMAPFQGVNAGTVLATFLRSYPFGGSCLSFLTMLADVLHEDYFAHHLHMACEDEVSGKLTVNAGILRYDSSAGGTVRLNLRYPATVSCEEYVEKLKQRTAELGWTISALRTSKSHYVPKDHPVIQTLSQVYEEHTGEPATLLSSGGATYAKIMPYGVAFGPLFPGKESMAHLTDEYAEIDDLLRAMAIYAHAIYELAK; translated from the coding sequence ATGAGCGATTACTGGAGGCAGCTAGCGCTTCTGCAAAAAGAGCAGTACCTGGATGATTTGAAATCCTTTCTTTCCATTAACAGCATCGAAGACATGACGACGGCAAAAGAAGGAAAGCCATTTGGCGAAGGTGTTGCAGCGGCGCTTGAAGCAATGCTCGCACGCGGTGAGCTGGATGGCTTCCAGACCAAAAACCTGGATGGTTACGCAGGGACAATCGAGTTTGGCGACGGGGAAGAAGAGATCGGTGTGCTCGTTCATATCGACGTCGTCACTGTGGGAGAAGGTTGGACGACCCCGCCATTTGAACCGAGCATTCGCGACGGTCGCATCTATGCGCGGGGAGCGATTGACGACAAAGGCCCAGCGATGGCTGCTTACTATGCGTTGAAGTTGGTCAAGGATTCAGGTTTGCCACTGACCAAACGTGTGCGAATGATCATCGGAACAGATGAAGAGAGCGGCTGGTTGTGCATGAAGCATTTTGCCCGGCATGATCGTATCCCGCCGATTGGCTTTTCACCTGATTCCTCCTTCCCGATGACACATGCAGAGAAGGGACAGATCAACCCGACATTGACGATTCCAGTGATGGAAGCAATCGAGCGAAATGGAGCATGGCAGTTAGCGTCATTTGTCTCCGGTGATCAAGGCAACAGTGTTCCCGAAAAAGCAGTCGCTCTTGTACGACTGGACTCTCAGGCACGGCAGGAGGTCGTCCTTTCTCGATTGGCGGAAGAGTGGGAAATATTTCTGAATGAAAACCACACAACTGGTCGTATGGAACTGGTAGGGCTGGGACAGTTGCAATTCACGCTCGCAGGAAAGCCAGCTCATGGGATGGCGCCATTCCAAGGCGTGAATGCGGGAACCGTGTTGGCTACTTTTTTGCGCTCGTACCCGTTTGGTGGCTCCTGTTTGTCCTTTCTTACGATGTTGGCTGATGTCCTGCATGAAGATTATTTTGCTCACCATCTACATATGGCTTGCGAGGATGAAGTGTCAGGCAAACTGACGGTCAACGCGGGGATTTTGCGTTACGATTCCAGCGCAGGAGGGACAGTTCGGCTCAATCTACGCTATCCGGCGACTGTCTCCTGTGAGGAATACGTTGAGAAATTGAAGCAAAGGACTGCAGAGCTGGGCTGGACGATTTCTGCTTTGCGGACATCCAAGTCGCATTATGTACCCAAAGATCATCCTGTGATCCAAACCTTGTCGCAGGTGTACGAGGAGCACACGGGAGAACCAGCGACCCTTCTTTCCTCAGGAGGAGCTACCTATGCCAAAATCATGCCGTATGGTGTTGCTTTCGGGCCGCTCTTTCCAGGCAAGGAATCCATGGCCCATCTGACTGATGAATACGCCGAGATTGACGACCTGCTGCGTGCCATGGCGATATACGCGCATGCCATTTACGAGCTGGCTAAGTAA
- a CDS encoding sigma-54-dependent Fis family transcriptional regulator: MDKKSIIFIARMDEFLQSVVSQYHELGIGDDIHVEAIRVDQLPLRPITPGALVIVSTKSIVPLVQPYVPKESSIIIAKRMLPYHNLRGMLEIPKGVKVLLVSDTKETAEENVELLRASGMDFELYPYYPGSDYPPDIEIAVTPGEAEHVPPHIRKVVDIGYRIIDLSTWLAIYSHFKYGNFQKVTARAMQSLVDITKELNNEIQHAHLLSKYLEAIVNRIEDAVIAMDEKENIRFVNQKAIDTLQMEGNEVVGERASNCLPANFYQLIRQCEENKDVLVDWANKTYFFRKMHIVMEGSFLGSLLLFRQAAEIEKLEHDYRMRLYSKGLVAKYQFDDFYGESAPVQKVIQIARKIARSNSTVLLLGETGTGKELLAQAIHNASPRRREPFVGVNFAAISESLLESELFGYEEGAFTGARKGGHIGWFELAHKGTIFLDEIGDASAAIQNRLLRVLQERQIMRVGGSKIIPTDIRVIAATNQDLQRMITEGAFRADLYYRLNILPIHLPPLRNRREDIPWLAHQFMKKYSYDLRRPPFTLTNEAMRALHEYDWPGNIRELENVIEYLAHVVEDEAYPYHLPFLREIPEAPLPVDGLNNECESIVTEYKKRGFLDEITAILQELGQGSGGRYTLLAQLQEKGHSVTLQQLRYRLKLLQQDELIQVGKGRQGSQISSKGESFLAYLHRMKAGERI; this comes from the coding sequence ATGGACAAAAAATCGATCATATTTATTGCGAGAATGGATGAGTTTCTACAGTCCGTCGTTAGTCAGTATCATGAATTGGGAATCGGCGATGATATCCATGTCGAGGCGATCCGAGTCGATCAGCTTCCGTTACGCCCGATCACGCCTGGTGCCCTCGTCATTGTATCTACCAAAAGCATCGTCCCACTTGTACAACCGTATGTGCCGAAAGAATCCAGCATCATCATTGCCAAGCGAATGCTGCCGTACCATAATTTGCGCGGCATGCTGGAGATTCCAAAAGGCGTGAAAGTGCTTCTCGTCAGTGACACCAAGGAGACTGCTGAAGAAAATGTGGAATTGCTGCGTGCCTCTGGGATGGATTTTGAACTGTATCCCTACTATCCAGGTTCTGACTATCCCCCTGACATCGAGATTGCGGTAACGCCAGGAGAGGCAGAGCATGTCCCTCCGCATATTCGCAAAGTTGTCGATATCGGATATCGGATCATCGATTTATCTACGTGGCTTGCCATCTACTCTCATTTTAAATACGGCAATTTTCAAAAGGTGACCGCACGAGCCATGCAATCGTTGGTCGATATCACCAAAGAGCTGAACAACGAGATTCAGCATGCGCATCTGTTGAGCAAATATTTGGAGGCCATCGTCAATCGGATCGAGGACGCAGTGATTGCTATGGATGAAAAAGAAAACATCCGTTTTGTCAATCAGAAAGCAATCGATACGTTACAGATGGAAGGGAATGAAGTCGTCGGTGAGCGGGCGTCCAATTGCTTGCCTGCGAATTTTTATCAGTTGATCCGGCAGTGTGAAGAGAACAAGGATGTTTTGGTAGATTGGGCGAACAAAACCTACTTTTTCCGCAAAATGCACATCGTCATGGAAGGAAGCTTTCTCGGGAGTCTGCTCTTGTTTCGCCAGGCCGCAGAAATTGAAAAGCTGGAGCATGATTATCGCATGCGTCTTTACAGCAAAGGATTGGTAGCCAAATACCAATTTGATGATTTCTATGGGGAGAGTGCGCCTGTACAAAAAGTCATTCAGATTGCTCGCAAAATCGCAAGAAGCAACTCCACTGTGCTGCTGCTGGGAGAAACAGGGACAGGGAAGGAATTGCTCGCCCAGGCTATCCACAATGCTTCGCCACGTCGAAGAGAGCCATTTGTTGGGGTCAACTTTGCTGCCATATCGGAATCTCTTTTGGAAAGCGAGCTGTTCGGCTATGAAGAAGGAGCTTTTACCGGAGCGCGTAAAGGTGGACATATCGGCTGGTTTGAATTAGCCCACAAAGGAACCATATTTCTTGATGAGATCGGAGATGCCAGCGCGGCTATTCAAAACCGATTGCTGCGTGTATTACAAGAACGCCAGATTATGCGTGTAGGCGGCAGCAAGATCATCCCGACAGATATTCGCGTCATCGCAGCAACGAATCAAGATTTGCAGCGGATGATTACGGAAGGTGCCTTCCGTGCTGATTTGTATTATCGCCTGAATATCTTGCCGATTCATTTGCCGCCGCTGCGGAACAGACGGGAGGATATCCCGTGGTTGGCCCATCAATTTATGAAGAAATACTCCTATGATTTGCGCCGCCCACCTTTTACGTTGACCAATGAAGCCATGCGGGCGCTCCATGAGTACGATTGGCCTGGAAATATTCGCGAGCTCGAAAATGTGATCGAGTATTTAGCACACGTCGTAGAGGATGAAGCGTATCCGTATCATTTGCCGTTTCTGCGGGAAATACCGGAAGCGCCGTTGCCTGTAGATGGTCTAAACAACGAATGTGAGAGCATCGTCACTGAATATAAAAAACGAGGATTTCTGGATGAAATCACGGCTATTTTGCAGGAGCTGGGGCAAGGAAGCGGTGGACGCTATACGCTACTTGCGCAGTTGCAAGAAAAAGGTCACTCGGTTACGTTGCAACAGCTGCGCTATCGCCTGAAGCTTTTGCAGCAGGATGAGCTGATTCAAGTGGGAAAAGGAAGACAAGGGAGTCAGATTTCCTCGAAAGGTGAATCGTTTCTTGCCTATCTACATCGGATGAAAGCAGGGGAACGCATATGA
- a CDS encoding peptide ABC transporter substrate-binding protein produces MNMRKGWKLLSAAALVTVLAITGCSQSTTPTQPAGGGTAGQASTDTGGQANVAAKLKLNLKTEPPSLDPPKGFDSTSNEVLNATMEGLVRLDKDHKPQAAMAEKWAVSEDGKTYTFTLRDSKWSNGEPVTAQDFEFAFKRIVDPNNAFPSAFLAYYIDGAEAFNKGTGNADSVLVKAVDEKTFEVKLKAPTGYFLHILTQPTFFPVNKKVVESNPKWAEGAASIVTNGPFKMEDWVHDQSVKLVKNDGYWDRDSIKYAGIEFVMVNDENTQFQMYKTGQLDMIQTVPNDMKKQLIDSGEAKVETEASIYYYRMNTAMPPFTNANIRKAFALAIDRKTLIDNVVQGKQTPAMAHVPLGFPEPDGADFRTKGGDFFKDNDVEQAKALLKKGMEEEGWTTLPPVTMTYNTSDAHKAIAQVLQEMYKKNLGVDVKLENKEWKVFLAEQRARSLQFSRSTIPADYGDPVNYLELFVTDHPGNRVNYSNKEYDALVEKIRNTADETERFKLMHDAEKIFMDDMPLVPIYFGTKVFMEQPNIKSIIRHPVGTIDYKWVEIGNK; encoded by the coding sequence ATGAACATGAGAAAAGGATGGAAGCTGCTTAGTGCCGCTGCACTTGTCACTGTCCTTGCCATTACAGGTTGTAGTCAGTCGACAACGCCGACACAGCCAGCAGGGGGAGGGACAGCAGGTCAAGCGTCCACAGATACAGGTGGACAAGCAAATGTTGCTGCAAAACTAAAGCTCAACCTGAAGACCGAGCCACCTTCTCTCGATCCGCCAAAGGGCTTTGACAGTACTTCCAACGAAGTGTTGAATGCCACAATGGAAGGCTTGGTCCGACTGGACAAGGATCACAAGCCGCAAGCAGCCATGGCCGAGAAATGGGCAGTGAGTGAGGATGGGAAAACGTATACCTTTACACTGCGCGATAGCAAATGGTCGAATGGTGAACCAGTGACAGCGCAGGATTTCGAGTTTGCGTTTAAGCGCATTGTCGATCCGAACAATGCATTCCCGTCTGCTTTCCTCGCCTATTACATCGATGGAGCAGAAGCGTTCAACAAAGGAACAGGAAATGCAGATAGCGTACTGGTAAAAGCCGTAGACGAGAAGACGTTTGAGGTAAAGCTGAAGGCGCCAACAGGTTACTTCCTCCACATCCTGACGCAGCCGACCTTCTTCCCGGTGAATAAAAAAGTCGTGGAGAGTAATCCGAAATGGGCGGAAGGCGCTGCAAGCATCGTGACGAATGGACCGTTCAAAATGGAAGATTGGGTTCATGATCAATCAGTGAAGCTGGTGAAAAACGACGGCTACTGGGACCGTGATTCGATCAAATATGCGGGAATCGAGTTTGTCATGGTCAACGACGAAAATACGCAATTCCAAATGTACAAAACAGGTCAGCTCGACATGATCCAGACCGTTCCCAATGATATGAAGAAACAGTTGATTGATTCTGGAGAAGCAAAGGTAGAGACGGAAGCGTCCATCTACTACTACCGGATGAACACTGCAATGCCTCCATTCACTAACGCCAACATTCGGAAAGCATTTGCGCTGGCCATCGATCGCAAAACCTTGATCGACAATGTCGTTCAAGGAAAACAAACACCCGCTATGGCTCACGTGCCATTGGGCTTCCCTGAGCCAGACGGAGCGGATTTCCGTACAAAGGGCGGGGATTTCTTCAAGGATAACGATGTAGAGCAAGCAAAAGCATTGCTGAAAAAAGGGATGGAAGAAGAGGGCTGGACAACCCTCCCACCTGTCACCATGACGTATAACACCAGTGATGCGCACAAGGCCATCGCGCAAGTTTTGCAGGAAATGTACAAGAAAAATCTCGGGGTAGATGTGAAGCTGGAAAACAAAGAGTGGAAAGTATTCCTGGCTGAACAGCGTGCCCGCAGTCTTCAATTCTCCCGCTCGACGATCCCTGCCGACTACGGAGACCCGGTCAATTACCTTGAGCTGTTCGTGACTGACCATCCTGGAAACCGTGTCAACTACAGCAACAAAGAGTATGACGCACTGGTCGAGAAGATTCGCAACACTGCCGACGAAACAGAGCGCTTCAAGCTCATGCATGACGCGGAGAAAATTTTCATGGATGATATGCCACTCGTACCTATCTATTTCGGGACAAAAGTGTTTATGGAGCAACCAAACATAAAAAGCATCATTCGCCATCCAGTCGGCACGATTGATTACAAATGGGTAGAAATCGGCAATAAATAA
- a CDS encoding asparaginase → MNVVANVYRGEQVESSHLGHIAVVDSQGTLLYSYGDPHRLTYARSSMKPLQTIPVIETGTADRYGLEPSDLSLCCASHSGEPRHRTRALSMLARAGQPETALQCGTHVPRHEESYKQLIREGKPLTPIFSNCSGKHSGMIATATHMGEDVTTYHLPTHPVQQRILEVVEDITGYPKDKINLGTDGCGVPVHQLPLAHYAWAFAKLARPEVIENPERRKAVQRITDAMTAHPEMVGGENRYCTDLMSAFGGRIVGKAGAESVYCLGDRETGLGIAIKIEDGGPRAINPVVNEVLRQLGIGLDGPLDALGEYTNPPITNMSGNVVGRIETSLRLAKTDFSLHV, encoded by the coding sequence ATGAACGTCGTTGCCAACGTATACCGGGGAGAACAGGTAGAGAGCTCACATCTCGGACATATCGCAGTCGTTGATTCGCAGGGGACATTGCTCTATTCGTACGGTGATCCCCATCGCCTTACATATGCACGCTCCAGTATGAAGCCGTTGCAGACAATTCCGGTAATCGAGACGGGGACGGCAGATCGGTATGGTCTTGAGCCGTCTGATCTTTCGCTCTGTTGCGCTTCTCATAGTGGAGAGCCACGCCATCGCACGCGGGCGCTCTCTATGCTTGCGCGAGCAGGTCAGCCAGAAACGGCATTGCAATGCGGGACACATGTGCCACGTCATGAGGAGAGCTACAAACAGCTGATTCGGGAGGGCAAGCCGCTTACGCCTATATTCTCGAATTGCTCCGGCAAGCACTCCGGTATGATTGCCACCGCGACACATATGGGGGAGGACGTGACTACCTATCATTTGCCTACGCATCCAGTGCAGCAGCGGATTCTCGAAGTAGTCGAGGACATAACAGGCTACCCCAAAGACAAAATCAACCTCGGAACAGATGGATGTGGAGTTCCTGTCCATCAGTTGCCGCTTGCCCATTACGCGTGGGCATTCGCCAAGCTGGCGAGACCTGAGGTGATCGAGAATCCCGAGCGACGAAAAGCCGTTCAGCGTATTACGGATGCCATGACCGCTCATCCAGAAATGGTCGGAGGCGAGAATCGATATTGCACAGACCTCATGTCAGCCTTTGGTGGTCGGATCGTAGGGAAGGCAGGCGCCGAGTCGGTGTATTGCCTGGGCGATAGAGAAACAGGATTGGGCATTGCCATCAAAATCGAGGATGGAGGACCACGGGCGATCAACCCGGTCGTCAATGAAGTGCTTCGTCAACTGGGAATCGGCCTAGACGGTCCTTTGGATGCGCTCGGGGAATATACCAACCCGCCTATTACAAACATGAGTGGTAACGTTGTTGGACGGATCGAGACTTCCTTGCGTCTCGCCAAGACAGATTTTTCTTTACATGTATAA